CGGGGTGACGCTGATCGGCACCGACAGCGCGCCCTTCCACCTGGAGCTGGCCATGCTCAAGCAGATGGGCAAAGTCGCCGTGGGCTGGCACGCGGGCAGCGTGCCCGGCCCCAGCCCCGAACTGTTCGCCAACATCACCACCGACCCGCTGTCGGTGGCCAAAACCGCGGTGGACTACGCGATAGGCAGCAGTACCGGGCCGATGGGCGCTGTCATCTTCACCGACTCCCATTTTTCCATTGCCATGCGTAAGGCCAAGGCGATGCAGGACGCGCTGCTGCGCTGCAAGCGCTGCAAAGTGCTGGCGGTGCGCGACGTGGACCTGAGCCAGACCGAGAAGACCATTCCCAAGCTGGTGCCGGAGCTGGCCCGGCAATACGGCAAGGCCTGGACCCATACGCTGGGCATCAACGACCTCTATTTCGACAACATCAATTTCCCGCTGCACCAGGCGGGCCGGCCTGACATCGTCAACATCTCAGCCGGCGACGGCTCCAACTCGGCGCTGAACCGCATCCGGGAAGGCATCTCGCAGCAGAAGGCCACCGTGGCCGAACCCTGCAATCAGCAAGGCTGGCAGATGGCGGACGAGTTGAACCGCGGCTTCGCCCGCCAACCACCCAGCGGCTTCGTCAGCAAACCCTTGCTCGTCACCCAGGAGAAGCTGGCCGGCCGCGGCCGGGACGGCGACATCGAGGACGACGCCGCCTACCGCCGCGCCTATCTCGCCATCTGGTTCCCCGGCGCGCGCTGAGCCCGCCTCCTTTGCTACGCGAGTGGCGGCGCCGCTCCCCCGCTGCTATTCCTGAAAAGACGCCTTCCGGTAAGCGCGATGGACACTTCTCCCAGCCTCGGCATCCACGACCTGCCCGTCTCGGCCACCTCGCTGGCCTTCGGCGGCCTGTACCTGGTCGCCTGCGACAGCGATGCGCTGACTCAGGCGCTGCTGTTCGTGAACCTGCCCGCAGCCAACGCCGCGCCGCTGATCTGCAGTTGCCCCCATTCGCCCGGCTCCAAACAAAACACCGTGTGGCTGGACCGGCGCATCCTGTCCGGTAGCCTGACCCTGCTTTCGCCCAAGGGCGCCACCCCACCGCCGCTGAGCGAATGCCTGGAAGAGCTCAGCCACGCCCGCGACCACCTTCGGCGCGATCCGGCGCAGAAACTCCTCGTGCTCGGCAACGCCGAGGACTACCTGAACTTCAAACACCCTGACGCGTCGCGGCGAGAGCTGCGCGCGGCGATGCGCTGGACAGAGGCGCGTGGCCACTGCGCGCTGCTGCTGGCTAGCCGCCAACGGCTGGATATGGCCGCGCAGGCGATGCTGACGATGGCGGCTCGCCAATGCGCGGGACTGGCGCTGGCCCAGGAGATCGGCGCGGACACCTACAGCTGGCAGGCCGAGCACTGGATGGGCGCCGGCCCGGCTGAGGAGTCCCATGCCAGCGTGCTCACCCGCGACGCCGCCGGCGCGCTGCGCCTGCTCAAGGAAGAGTCCGACGCGCTGGCATCTCGGCCAGCAGGCGACATCCTGCAGGTTTACGCCACTCGCGCCAGCCTGGCCGGCAGCGAGCCTCCATCTCCGCTGTGGCAGCTGTTCGAGGACATTCCGGCGCTGCTGGACGCCACGCGCGACGCGGTAGCCGCCACCGTGCTGCTGGACACGGCCGGCCGCCAGCGCGAAATCTTGGGCGAAGCGGTCGCCAAGCTACGGC
This genomic window from Chromobacterium phragmitis contains:
- a CDS encoding type 1 periplasmic-binding domain-containing protein, with product MSIPSAAMPPPLSCRALLWLALAWAAASPIHAEPAAQAEAVAPASGPPAQPGRRVLLIAYELRNGGISKTTRSFLDAANRLRWKVKVADARSSAAAVKEQLLLQATAPDISGVTLIGTDSAPFHLELAMLKQMGKVAVGWHAGSVPGPSPELFANITTDPLSVAKTAVDYAIGSSTGPMGAVIFTDSHFSIAMRKAKAMQDALLRCKRCKVLAVRDVDLSQTEKTIPKLVPELARQYGKAWTHTLGINDLYFDNINFPLHQAGRPDIVNISAGDGSNSALNRIREGISQQKATVAEPCNQQGWQMADELNRGFARQPPSGFVSKPLLVTQEKLAGRGRDGDIEDDAAYRRAYLAIWFPGAR
- the bcsE gene encoding cellulose biosynthesis protein BcsE, yielding MDTSPSLGIHDLPVSATSLAFGGLYLVACDSDALTQALLFVNLPAANAAPLICSCPHSPGSKQNTVWLDRRILSGSLTLLSPKGATPPPLSECLEELSHARDHLRRDPAQKLLVLGNAEDYLNFKHPDASRRELRAAMRWTEARGHCALLLASRQRLDMAAQAMLTMAARQCAGLALAQEIGADTYSWQAEHWMGAGPAEESHASVLTRDAAGALRLLKEESDALASRPAGDILQVYATRASLAGSEPPSPLWQLFEDIPALLDATRDAVAATVLLDTAGRQREILGEAVAKLRQQCGCRLKILVREAGNRRLRQNEEQLMLQLGANLVLPAELHFATAVNLINSLQPAVYQRHSHLEPQKLQDASQPLPDRGYLPPARFADAVRKTVQRSGSIHISNTLVILSPASGIAPREMLAQGRFQRAGDLCTADAAQAYLFLFACGEADVPAALRNLFRLPVSELAENEVRCPDNDAIAQALARLESQPDLPDLSQALSNDAPPDTGRIAPRITLRRGALRRRDNDGEAIDA